AGAACAACTCCGATGACAGTATTGGCGATGGCGTGCCTTTTCTTCATTAGCTACTCCTATCAAGAGTTTCTTTCAAACATACCAAGGTGGAATGAGCGGCGAGCCAACGTATCCTGCTACTTGAGTCCAGTCAAAGGTGATAGGAAGAAGCGAAACACCCGTCTGTCCTCCAAATAGCTGGTTCACAATAGGATTCTGAGGTGCCATCCATGTGGCAACAGCAAAGATACTCAGAAATTGCGCCAGAAACCCTGGAATGAAGTAGTATACGAAGGAACATGCAGTTACAATGGCGAACCACTTGTACCTGTGCATTCTTCCTCCTATAATGGTAGGATCTGGTGTATCGTTTGTCTCGTACATGGCATTCATAAGAGTTACACCAACAAGATTCTCGGGCCAGATCATGGACGCGGGATAGACTTTTAGGGTTAGTTGCGGGATCACGGTGACATAGGGACAACTTGCCTAAGAACTTGCGTAGCATCCCCGCAATGCCATATCCCACAGATTGCGTTGAGATAGtcaggagaagctggaacaCAATACCAAAGTCCTGCTTGTAGAAGACAACCTGTGCAAGGATGATATCTGTAGCATACGCGACAGAGAATGACACACTGGCCATGACAACGATGATTGCGTGTTCCTTGACATTAAAGGGGCCAGGATTCAGAGTCCACGTAATACCAAAAGTGGTGAACTCCCTGTCAGTAACAATCTTTGCCCAGCCATGACCCATAGGCCACGCAACGATTTGAGCGATGAGAGGCCCAATACTGATGGACGGTTGGCGGAGAGAGAAGAGCGTATTCATACTAGCACCTGAGATCACCAGCGTCATCCCTATAGTCCAAGCTCTCACTGTATTGCATGGAAGATCTTCGTCGAAGTTTCTTACCGCAGCTCGAACTTCAGGATAAGGGGagttttcttcctcttcgtcgtctgcATCACCACTGAGCAGCGCTGCTTCGTCACCAGACTCTCCTGAGCCCTTTCGTCGTGTCTCATACTCATCAGGTAGATTTGGGTCCATAAGCATCTCGTATTCCGAACCTGCCTCGTCGTCATTTCGCGCTGAGGTTGCCCACTCATGGAGGCGATGCTTGAGGTTCTCATTTGATGagtcctcaatctcaagagaCGTGGACAAGCGTCCGCTAGGACCTCCTATACTCTGGCCAACGGCTTCGGCTGGCAAGACCGACCCTAACTTCTTGTTTTTTGGCATTATGAGATTTGGCTCTTCTCACCCGGGATTATCGGTAAGTGGGCTACAGTGATCTGCAGCTCATCTAGTTCTTTGGATAATTCAGAGAGTCTAGATACCACATTAGTATCTCAAAGGCATTGCAATCTTTGGCATGAACTCACTATTTTGAGTGAAATCGGTTTGCATCTCATCCGGTATAGGACACGCAGCCTGAGGTGAGGGTAGCCTCAAGCCCTAGACAGAGAACAGACGTGGTTGAGACGAAGCTATGACATGTATTCTTTCCTACTCTTGCAAAATAAAGACGTCTCTGAGCTGAGTACAAAAGTTTTTGAATGCTCGAGACTCAAGGTGTCGTTGAAGTCGTGTCGTTATATGAGGCAAGTGTCCTTTTGTTTGTACTACTTTGTGGCGTCTATTGAGGCTCGGGTCTTTTTATAAGCCTGTCAACAAACAATAATTGACAATAATATCAGCTGTTGGTTCAGCATCGAACAATGAAAAGGACAAATCCTCCAGATAATCCGAAGACGGTAAGAGATCTACTCAGGAGGATGTTGTTCAAGTTAAGGTTCGGGAGGATTCCCACTGAACTTATGAGAGGTACCTCAGACACGCCCctgtatcaagatggcaCTAAGCCTGACACGGAAATTCCACTTCGGTTGGGATCAAATAGTCCATCGATTTTATACAACATCAGCTCCACCGTCCCGTAATCACTTGGACCTGTATAGATTCCCTTGATTTGTGTCAAGATTTCTATACGATTCAGCTATTCCCTTGTGGCACGCATTCGGATCCTACTCCTCGGAATGGGTTTATGATGCGTCGCGTGGTAGTGACAGGCCTGGGAGCTATCACGCCCTTGGGAGTTGGCGTAGGGCGAACATGGGCTCGTCTTATTAACAACGAATGCGGAATCGTCAGCGTCGCAGATCTCGAGCCTCAGGCGCGATGGAAAGAGTTGACGAGCACAGTCTCTGGGTTAGTGCCcagtggtgatggagaaggacgATGGAGGGCATCAGAATGGGTCAATGCAAATGAGCAAAGACGAATGTCGAAATTTACACAATATGCCATCGCAGCTAGCGACATGGCTCTCAGGGACTCTGGGTGGGAGCCGAAGAACGAGGAGCAGCAGGAGACAACAGGTGTTTGCTTGGGAAGCGGTATTGGAAATCTAGACGAGATTTACGAGACCAGTTTAGTGCACCATCAAGACGTGAGAAGCCATCCGGTTATTGTCGAACCTATGCTAAATATGTGACAGGGCTACAAGAAGGTGTCTCCGTTATTTGTCCCCAAGATTCTTATCAATATGGCCGCCGGCCATGTGGCTATGAAATACGGCTTCCAGGGTCCCAACCACACGGCTACCACGGCTTGCACGACTGGTGCACACTCGATCGGAGATGCAGCACGGTTTATCACCATGGGAGACGCTGATGTAATGGTCGCCGGAGGTTCAGAATCATGTATCCATCCCTTGACTTTCGCTGGCTTTGGCAGAGCAAGATCTCTGTCAACAGCATATAACGACAATCCCACAGCAAGCTGTCGTCCGTTTGATGCTGACCGCAATGGCTTCGTTGTTTCTGAAGGTGCTGCAGTGTTGGTTCTCGAGGAATTAGAGCACGCCAAAGCACGGGGAGCCCATATATATGCTGAAATCAAGGGCTACGGCTGCAGCGGTGATGCTCACCATATGACAGCACCGCGggaagatggccatggcgCATATCTTGCTATGAAGAAAGCACTCAAAAGTGCAGGCATCAAGCCTTCACAGGTCGACTACATCAACGCACACGCGACAGCAACTCATGTTGGGGATGTAGCGGAAACGTCGGCCATCAAACGGATCATGCTGGGCGAAGAGGGACATCAGAAAGAGTCAGATGTTACAGTCAGCAGCACCAAGGGCGCAGTCGGGCATTTGCTGggagcagctggagctgttgAGGCTTTGTTTTGCATCCTAGCCATTCATGAGGTATGTGGATTCCAAAGCCGTGAAGACGCATTCATTAACTATTCCCAGGGAGTTGTGCCAGCAACATTAAACCTACAGAAGccagatgttgaagctggcttTAATTTTGTGCCAAATGAAGCACAAGAGAAGACGGTTGATGTAGCCGTATCCAATAGCTTTGGCTTCGGTGGTACAAATAGCTCATTGTTATTTTCCagatatcgatgatgctAACGTAAAATGTAAAATAGCTGTATACTACTGTATTTCTGCTGATCAAATTCCTCTTTATTCGCAAGTGATCGCATGGTTGATATATAGCACAGTAGACACAGTGCATTTCGCACCATATTACCGACAGCCGAACCAGTCACAAAATTTCAGATTCAACTTACTAGCTTAGTATCCAAGGGTCCATGACGATAACACTCCAAGTGCCTCTCAT
This region of Fusarium verticillioides 7600 chromosome 3, whole genome shotgun sequence genomic DNA includes:
- a CDS encoding 3-oxoacyl-[acyl-carrier-protein] synthase II — protein: MMRRVVVTGLGAITPLGVGVGRTWARLINNECGIVSVADLEPQARWKELTSTVSGLVPSGDGEGRWRASEWVNANEQRRMSKFTQYAIAASDMALRDSGWEPKNEEQQETTGVCLGSGIGNLDEIYETSLVHHQDGYKKVSPLFVPKILINMAAGHVAMKYGFQGPNHTATTACTTGAHSIGDAARFITMGDADVMVAGGSESCIHPLTFAGFGRARSLSTAYNDNPTASCRPFDADRNGFVVSEGAAVLVLEELEHAKARGAHIYAEIKGYGCSGDAHHMTAPREDGHGAYLAMKKALKSAGIKPSQVDYINAHATATHVGDVAETSAIKRIMLGEEGHQKESDVTVSSTKGAVGHLLGAAGAVEALFCILAIHEGVVPATLNLQKPDVEAGFNFVPNEAQEKTVDVAVSNSFGFGGTNSSLLFSRYR
- a CDS encoding OPT family small oligopeptide transporter is translated as MPKNKKLGSVLPAEAVGQSIGGPSGRLSTSLEIEDSSNENLKHRLHEWATSARNDDEAGSEYEMLMDPNLPDEYETRRKGSGESGDEAALLSGDADDEEEENSPYPEVRAAVRNFDEDLPCNTVRAWTIGMTLVISGASMNTLFSLRQPSISIGPLIAQIVAWPMGHGWAKIVTDREFTTFGITWTLNPGPFNVKEHAIIVVMASVSFSVAYATDIILAQVVFYKQDFGIVFQLLLTISTQSVGYGIAGMLRKFLVYPASMIWPENLVGVTLMNAMYETNDTPDPTIIGGRMHRYKWFAIVTACSFVYYFIPGFLAQFLSIFAVATWMAPQNPIVNQLFGGQTGVSLLPITFDWTQVAGYVGSPLIPPWHAIANTVIGVVLFFVIGSSFLHYGGAWYAEYLPMSDSGTYDNTGASYNTSRILTKDFDLDEEEYKNYSPLFISTTFAISYGLSFAAISSLVVYTYLHNGKQIWQQWRNSTNEKPDIHMKLMRKYKEAPTWWYMSLFAFMLLIGLYTVLAYPTNLSWWAFLLAIAISFGFALPIGIIQAVTNTQIGLNVLTEFIYGYLQPGRPLALMIFKTLGYISMKGAIASFCLGLEVRTLHEDPPSNHVPVSSRCHYILVLHTDRRSKPIPEKHTWSL
- a CDS encoding OPT family small oligopeptide transporter, whose translation is MPKNKKLGSVLPAEAVGQSIGGPSGRLSTSLEIEDSSNENLKHRLHEWATSARNDDEAGSEYEMLMDPNLPDEYETRRKGSGESGDEAALLSGDADDEEEENSPYPEVRAAVRNFDEDLPCNTVRAWTIGMTLVISGASMNTLFSLRQPSISIGPLIAQIVAWPMGHGWAKIVTDREFTTFGITWTLNPGPFNVKEHAIIVVMASVSFSVAYATDIILAQVVFYKQDFGIVFQLLLTISTQSVGYGIAGMLRKFLVYPASMIWPENLVGVTLMNAMYETNDTPDPTIIGGRMHRYKWFAIVTACSFVYYFIPGFLAQFLSIFAVATWMAPQNPIVNQLFGGQTGVSLLPITFDWTQVAGYVGSPLIPPWHAIANTVIGVVLFFVIGSSFLHYGGAWYAEYLPMSDSGTYDNTGASYNTSRILTKDFDLDEEEYKNYSPLFISTTFAISYGLSFAAISSLVVYTYLHNGKQIWQQWRNSTNEKPDIHMKLMRKYKEAPTWWYMSLFAFMLLIGLYTVLAYPTNLSWWAFLLAIAISFGFALPIGIIQAVTNTQIGLNVLTEFIYGYLQPGRPLALMIFKTLGYISMKVSWTPSK